From the Nevskia ramosa DSM 11499 genome, the window GTCTTCATGATCCAAAAGCTCATCGAAGAGATCGGCGGCGTGGCGATTTCAGCGCCCGTCGCAGATGAGGTCATCGATGATGATGCGGCACCGTCCATGGCCGTGCCGAGCACCATCGCCGAAGTGATGGACTGGTCGCGCGTACAAATCGCGAGCCTGGCCGGGGTTCGCGTCGACGCCGTCAAACTCGATCTGCGGATCGAGTATTGATGCTTGACCGCACGATGCGCAGGGCCGGGAGAGGCAGCCTTGATGAAGTCGGGAGAATTCGCCTCTAGTTGTCGTGCCATCCAGCTGATGCAACCTCCAAACATCTGGACGGAGACGGGTCCGGGAACTATATTTCCATTTTACTTCTACCCTATATCTATTTTAGAATCGAGGCGTACTCAGAGCTAACGGAGTTGCAGATGCGGACCAAGGGCGCAACGAATCGATCCCCGCGCGAACTCAAAACGGCAGGGACGAACCTGATCAAGGAGGCCAAGCTTAAGGAGCGACTCGCGCGGTACAAGCTGGCGGGTCGCGACAAACCCATACGGGCGCAGGTGTCCACTGGCTAAGGAGGGCCGCCAATGGCACGTCCTGTGGGATCCAAGAACAAGACCCCCCGCGAACTTAGGGCCGAGGCCGCGAGCCTGGTTAAGCGAGCCGAGTTGATGGAGCGGATTGAGAGACTTAAAAATAAGACCAAGAAGAAGAACGACTGAGTGGGTACCGGTACAAGAAGAGCGGGACGATGCTGCTGGAGCGGAGCCCGAAAACCCAGCGGCAGGCGACCCTATTCGAGGACGCGGCCGGCCTAGAACGACGAACGCGGCTCAACTCGGGTGGATCGAATCAACCAGAAATACGGGCGGCGAACTGTCGCGCTGGCTGGCGTCGGACGCGAAAAAAGACATGGTCGCTGAAGGCCGAAAATCGGTCGCCGGCATGGACAACTGGCTGGTCAGAACTGCCGCGCGTGAGCTGACAAATCATCAGGCTTTGATCACAGCAAAGATCGAGCGAATCAGGATCTAGGCTGCAGTCCGGCGCTCATGCCTTTGGGGCCGAATCATGGCCTGGGAATACCTCGGACTTCACCCCGAGGCGCTTGCCGATCGATCGCGCGCTACTGACCGCCATGTCTACAAACGCGCGTTTGTCGTAGTTCTTTTCATTGATCAGCGCTGCGGTCATCCCGCGGACTTCGGCAAGCGTCAACGCGAGTTCGGCCGACCAGACAGGGCTGTTATTAAGTTGCTGCTGCAGTCCATCGATCGATTCGATCAGGTCTCCCTGCTGCTGCTGAGTTCGAGCGAAATCATCTTGTAGACCTGCCATGGCGACGTAAAGCTCGTCGATGATTCGCTTCGCAGCCTCGTCCAAAACCTGCCGGGCGGTATTGTCGAAATACCGCATGACCGGTCGCAGCAACCTCGTCCAGTCCGCTCTCTGGTCGTTCCAGCTGTAGCGCGTGCTGACTTCCTTGGCGCCCCGCTCCAGGAGGAACCGGATGGCCTCGGATCGACCCTTTCCGCTGGCGGCGCAGTAGCCGTCTATAGATTTGAGCAGCTTCTTGGGGACCCTGATGGTGATGCGGTCGTCCACTTCAGATCCTCGGGGACTGGGTTACGAATATGAGCACAGAGACCACAAAAATAATCAATAAAAACATGGTTTTATTGAATTTGTAGGCTGATTGTGTTCTCTTTGTCAGACATACGTCTGACCAATTTTATATGTTCTTAATCATGAGAAACATAGGCTTACGTCACTTTTGTTGAAGCACCCCATTGGTGCGTTGGGTGTGATCATCTGAAGGGACCCGCTCGCGGGGGGCACCGGTCGGAAAGCCAGTCGCTATCGACCCCATCTCCGCTTTTTGGAGATGGGGTGCTCTCGGTCTGTTCTGTGGTTTAGACAGGTTCTGGAAGTCGGTCCAAGGGCGCTATTTCAATGACCAAACGCCGGAAGATTTTCGGGCGAATTCCGGCAAGAATCTGGGACGATTCCGGCAACTTTTTGGGCGAAAACCGGCAAGGCTTCCAGCGAAAGATGATTGCGGAGTGGGCGAAGATGCGTGTCGCCGACCATGCTTCCAGGCGCGGTCAAAATCGGCGGATAACCCTGTTCCCCTGCCCAATACATGCACCCAATCAAGTCAAACCTGCAGCCCGTAGTCGAGCAGCGCATTGGCCGCAATCTGCTCCGCTGTCAGCTGATCGAGCTGCGTCTGAAAGCGCTGCTGCCTCTCCGGAAAATTGAACTCAGCGATGC encodes:
- a CDS encoding DUF4113 domain-containing protein codes for the protein MDRINQKYGRRTVALAGVGREKRHGR
- a CDS encoding CopG family ribbon-helix-helix protein, whose product is MDDRITIRVPKKLLKSIDGYCAASGKGRSEAIRFLLERGAKEVSTRYSWNDQRADWTRLLRPVMRYFDNTARQVLDEAAKRIIDELYVAMAGLQDDFARTQQQQGDLIESIDGLQQQLNNSPVWSAELALTLAEVRGMTAALINEKNYDKRAFVDMAVSSARSIGKRLGVKSEVFPGHDSAPKA